Proteins co-encoded in one Thermomicrobiales bacterium genomic window:
- a CDS encoding DUF3090 family protein, producing MADQRFDFDDVQRAEAEAIGTPGHRTFRMIFSEGGDTVVLWLEKQQLQALGMAFDQMIAQLRSAGVAAARVSDVEPSPTGPVPPGIAEYHVGRLAVGFDEDHGRVTVFAHDIEADEDDPPAVVVRLELQRARTLAIQIERAVAGGRPTCPRCGAPIGPDGHVCPHDNGHFPHLLRD from the coding sequence TTGGCAGATCAACGATTCGATTTTGACGATGTCCAGCGCGCCGAAGCAGAGGCGATCGGAACGCCCGGTCATCGGACATTCCGGATGATCTTCAGTGAGGGTGGCGACACCGTCGTGCTCTGGCTGGAGAAGCAGCAGCTTCAGGCGCTCGGGATGGCGTTCGATCAGATGATCGCACAACTCCGGTCGGCCGGGGTCGCGGCCGCTCGGGTCAGCGATGTCGAGCCGTCGCCAACCGGGCCAGTGCCGCCAGGAATCGCTGAATATCACGTGGGCCGACTGGCTGTCGGGTTCGACGAGGATCACGGCCGGGTCACGGTGTTTGCTCACGATATCGAGGCCGATGAGGACGACCCACCTGCGGTCGTCGTGCGGCTCGAGCTACAACGGGCGCGGACGCTCGCGATCCAGATCGAGCGAGCTGTCGCTGGTGGCCGGCCAACCTGCCCCCGCTGCGGCGCGCCGATCGGGCCAGACGGACACGTCTGCCCGCACGATAACGGCCATTTCCCCCACTTGCTGCGCGACTAG
- the mutL gene encoding DNA mismatch repair endonuclease MutL produces MTIRVLPDVVVGRIAAGEVITRPRAAVRELVDNALDAGATRIEIEIVAGGYDLIAVHDDGAGIAAADAGLLFTRHATSKLDGIDGLAAIRTLGFRGEALASMSAVADVEVRTRQVAETVGWRRTNNGEQSPLARRAGTSVSVTRLFSRYPVRRDGATPLAEARAIRKLVTHLALARPEVSWTMRVDGRLTVMTTGGGLRAVMDELDERSGSAPLIALGPIAAGEARIAGLISGPSMHLSSRAGIVLTVNGRLCDVPEVRRAIQIAYADILPRHRFPHAIVSIEIPPERVDANIHPAKERVGIHNVATVVGPLRAELRALLGRSSHLVSGYRSLAVDLGRLPGAGFAENSTPYKSGGWERREVAAGSLPGLRVVGQIADTLIICEAEIGTLLIDQHRAHERVIYEQLLAGETIGPIEPLRLTVPTRLRAGLEENGDNLRRAGWRWDEFGLDDILVTGSPAGLAPNALPEILALHAAEPAHDVLAAAACHAAIRKRRPLDPATAVALLGALTLTRTPTTCPHGQPIVINLDRDFLERQFGWK; encoded by the coding sequence ATGACAATCCGCGTCCTGCCGGACGTGGTCGTCGGGCGCATAGCGGCCGGCGAGGTGATCACCCGACCGCGCGCTGCTGTTCGCGAGCTTGTCGACAACGCGCTCGATGCCGGGGCAACGCGGATAGAGATCGAGATTGTCGCCGGCGGATACGATCTGATCGCCGTCCATGACGACGGCGCAGGGATCGCGGCGGCCGACGCCGGCCTGCTCTTCACCCGGCACGCAACCAGCAAGCTGGACGGAATCGACGGTCTGGCGGCTATCCGGACGCTCGGGTTCCGCGGCGAGGCGCTGGCCAGCATGTCGGCTGTCGCGGACGTCGAGGTTCGCACGCGGCAGGTCGCCGAGACAGTCGGGTGGCGACGGACAAACAATGGCGAACAATCGCCACTCGCGCGCCGGGCGGGGACATCGGTGTCGGTGACGCGGCTGTTCTCGCGCTACCCGGTGCGCCGGGACGGAGCGACACCGCTGGCGGAGGCCCGAGCCATCCGGAAGCTGGTGACTCATCTGGCGCTCGCGCGGCCCGAGGTGAGCTGGACGATGCGGGTCGATGGACGGCTCACGGTCATGACGACCGGCGGCGGCCTTCGCGCGGTGATGGACGAGCTGGACGAGCGGTCGGGCAGCGCGCCACTGATCGCCCTCGGCCCGATTGCTGCTGGCGAGGCACGGATCGCCGGGCTGATCAGCGGCCCATCCATGCACCTGAGCAGTCGGGCGGGGATCGTGCTGACGGTCAACGGCCGGCTCTGCGATGTGCCTGAGGTACGACGCGCGATTCAGATCGCCTATGCCGACATCCTTCCTCGCCATCGCTTTCCACACGCGATCGTGTCGATCGAGATTCCCCCGGAACGGGTGGACGCCAACATTCACCCCGCCAAGGAGCGCGTCGGGATTCACAACGTGGCGACGGTCGTCGGGCCGCTTCGCGCAGAATTGCGGGCGTTGCTGGGCCGTTCGTCACATCTGGTCAGTGGATACCGTTCGCTAGCGGTCGACCTTGGACGATTGCCGGGCGCAGGGTTCGCGGAGAATTCCACGCCGTACAAATCCGGTGGTTGGGAAAGACGGGAGGTCGCGGCTGGTTCGTTGCCGGGGCTGCGGGTCGTCGGGCAGATCGCCGACACGCTCATCATCTGCGAGGCGGAGATTGGCACGCTGCTGATCGACCAGCACCGCGCCCACGAGCGGGTGATCTACGAACAGCTCCTGGCCGGCGAGACGATCGGGCCGATCGAGCCACTTCGCCTGACAGTCCCGACACGGCTGCGGGCGGGGCTGGAGGAGAACGGCGACAACCTGAGGCGGGCAGGATGGCGTTGGGACGAATTCGGGCTCGACGATATTCTGGTCACCGGTTCGCCGGCCGGGCTGGCGCCGAACGCGCTGCCGGAGATCCTCGCGCTTCACGCGGCAGAGCCCGCGCACGATGTGCTGGCTGCGGCCGCCTGCCACGCAGCAATCCGCAAACGTCGACCACTGGACCCCGCGACTGCCGTCGCGCTACTGGGGGCGCTCACGTTGACACGCACGCCCACCACCTGCCCCCATGGCCAACCGATCGTCATCAATCTCGACCGCGATTTCCTTGAGCGACAGTTCGGTTGGAAGTAA
- the ggt gene encoding gamma-glutamyltransferase translates to MTGRPTTWATNGVVASPHYLASQAGLRILQEGGNAVDAAIAANAVLNVVYPHQCHAGGDLFAIVWHPGERKLYGLNSSGPAPAGLSIDYLLERGFDAIPERGGLTVTVPGTVAGWAALQQRFGARSLDRVLEPAVRYARDGVPMPRNYVEALFRLRAIVSGHPGTRAVFGGSANRPGDIMRQPALARTLERIGIEGARAFYEGEAADDMIATLQQAGSPMTLDDLAAFEPEWVDPISTSYHGYDLVELPPNTQGPTVLLMANIVEGLPTTKLGHTTGAGIHAWVETKLQAFAQRDRFVADPRMANPEVEQFLDKSVAAKMRDAIDMDRTSAASGGYEDGDTIYLCAVDRDGMAVSLIQSVYNNFGSGIVAQGAGVLFHNRGRGFSMDPGHLNSLQPGKRPYHTLIPAMLMRHGEPAWVFGTMGADAQAQVQLQMLLGMVDFGLEPQTVIETPRWVSGADADRSRWVRVEPRIGARAIEDLRARGHSVVVGEEWDSAMGHAHCILIDRGRGVLGGASDPRADGIAAGW, encoded by the coding sequence ATGACCGGACGGCCGACGACGTGGGCGACGAACGGAGTAGTTGCTTCTCCGCATTATCTGGCGAGCCAGGCCGGCCTGCGGATTCTCCAGGAGGGCGGCAACGCCGTCGATGCGGCAATCGCGGCGAACGCCGTGCTGAATGTCGTCTACCCGCACCAGTGTCACGCCGGCGGCGACCTGTTTGCCATAGTCTGGCACCCCGGCGAGCGGAAGCTCTATGGGCTCAACTCATCCGGCCCTGCCCCGGCCGGCCTGAGTATTGACTATCTGCTCGAGCGAGGCTTCGACGCGATTCCCGAACGCGGGGGCCTGACCGTCACCGTCCCCGGTACGGTGGCCGGCTGGGCCGCGCTCCAGCAGCGCTTCGGCGCTCGGTCGCTCGACCGCGTCCTCGAACCAGCCGTTCGCTACGCGCGCGACGGCGTCCCGATGCCACGGAATTATGTCGAGGCACTCTTTCGCCTGCGCGCCATCGTGTCTGGTCACCCCGGCACGCGCGCTGTCTTCGGCGGCTCGGCCAACCGACCCGGCGACATCATGCGACAGCCCGCGCTTGCGCGGACGCTCGAGCGGATCGGGATCGAGGGGGCCCGCGCCTTCTACGAGGGCGAAGCCGCAGATGACATGATCGCGACGCTCCAACAGGCCGGGTCGCCGATGACGCTCGACGATCTCGCCGCGTTCGAGCCGGAGTGGGTCGATCCAATCTCGACCTCCTACCACGGCTATGACCTGGTCGAGCTGCCGCCGAATACGCAGGGCCCGACTGTGCTTCTGATGGCCAACATTGTCGAGGGGTTGCCGACCACGAAGCTGGGTCACACCACGGGCGCAGGTATCCATGCCTGGGTCGAGACGAAGCTCCAGGCGTTTGCCCAACGTGACCGGTTCGTCGCCGATCCGCGCATGGCTAACCCCGAGGTCGAGCAGTTTCTGGACAAGTCCGTCGCCGCGAAGATGCGCGATGCGATCGATATGGATCGGACGAGTGCCGCTTCTGGAGGTTACGAGGACGGCGACACGATCTATCTGTGCGCAGTCGATCGTGACGGCATGGCCGTCTCGTTGATCCAGTCGGTCTACAACAACTTCGGCTCAGGCATAGTCGCGCAGGGCGCCGGCGTGTTGTTCCACAATCGGGGCCGAGGCTTTTCGATGGACCCCGGCCATCTCAACAGCCTGCAGCCCGGCAAGCGTCCGTATCACACGCTCATCCCGGCGATGCTGATGCGTCATGGTGAGCCGGCCTGGGTCTTCGGCACAATGGGGGCCGACGCTCAGGCGCAGGTTCAGCTCCAGATGCTGCTCGGCATGGTCGACTTTGGCCTCGAGCCACAGACCGTCATCGAAACCCCACGCTGGGTCTCCGGAGCGGACGCCGACCGGTCGCGCTGGGTCCGGGTCGAGCCGCGGATCGGCGCTCGCGCAATCGAAGATCTCCGCGCGCGCGGCCACAGCGTCGTCGTCGGCGAGGAATGGGACTCGGCGATGGGTCACGCGCATTGCATCTTGATCGACCGCGGACGAGGCGTTCTCGGCGGCGCATCGGATCCTCGCGCCGACGGCATCGCCGCTGGTTGGTGA
- the mutS gene encoding DNA mismatch repair protein MutS yields MVITPARQQYLRLKAEHPDAILLYRMGDFYEMFDEDAHTAARVLGITLTSREFGRSGRVPMAGIPYHALNGYLRRFLRAGYRLAICEQLSEPGRGLVERDVTRVLSPGTIDDPALLDDGRANLLLAMASHGALVGMAWVDVSTGACEYRILPADDPAGLAAVVDQLDPVEIVGPAADELDLDTRVAIRPIGGEWSIDDAEQTLARHFPGGEPTRPAAARAIAVLVAYLERSQPALLLALDAPIPYQTEGIMILDRQTRLNLEIDLRSRDRHDLFTLLNRTHSAPGARRLRALLDRPLLDRAALTQRLDAVEELVSDATLRTGLGRALAGLLDLERLAARVATGAARASELLAVAETLAGAGRVLEALRNRAESALLIELAEEIDQLAGVQARIRSEIDSESSRLLRPGINRRLDQIYAAIDHDRDAIAGMERAERERTGIRSLKVGYNKVFGYYLEISHANREKAPADYIRKQTLTTAERYVTPALKEAESRILANEERAADLEATLYARLVHELGGAVGRMRATSAALAMLDALLALATVAVEQRYVRPALDDSTELTIEGGRHPTVERQLPPGEFVPNDTRLDAAGNVVILTGPNMAGKSTWLRQVALIVFMAQVGSFIPADRARIGLVDRIFTRIGAHDDLAAGRSTFMVEMLETATILRYATEQSLVVLDEIGRGTSTEDGVAIASAVVEHLVERVGARTLFATHFRELTRLADEMPGVIALQTAIERHDGGLVFLHTIVPGVAEAAFGLEIARLAGLPESVIQRARAGAQTTPIGWTTGPQPATAIDLVRERVFNALLAADLANTTPLESLNLLADLQQRLRAASLEQVGPRALLDADDRRDAAQAN; encoded by the coding sequence ATGGTCATCACTCCAGCGCGTCAGCAGTATCTGAGACTCAAGGCCGAGCACCCGGACGCCATCCTGCTGTATCGCATGGGTGACTTCTATGAGATGTTTGACGAGGACGCCCACACGGCGGCGCGAGTCCTCGGTATCACGCTGACCTCACGCGAGTTCGGCCGGAGCGGCCGCGTGCCGATGGCCGGGATTCCCTATCACGCGCTCAACGGCTACCTGCGCCGCTTTCTGCGGGCCGGCTATCGGCTAGCGATCTGCGAACAGCTCTCCGAGCCCGGGCGTGGACTCGTGGAGCGCGACGTTACCCGAGTCCTCTCGCCCGGCACAATCGACGACCCAGCGCTTCTCGATGATGGACGGGCGAATCTGCTTCTCGCAATGGCGAGCCATGGGGCGCTGGTCGGGATGGCCTGGGTCGATGTTTCGACCGGCGCGTGTGAGTATCGGATCCTGCCGGCGGACGACCCGGCCGGGCTGGCTGCGGTCGTGGATCAGCTCGACCCCGTCGAGATCGTCGGGCCAGCGGCGGACGAGCTGGATCTCGACACACGCGTGGCGATCCGACCGATTGGCGGGGAATGGTCGATCGACGACGCCGAGCAAACGCTTGCGCGGCACTTTCCGGGGGGTGAGCCAACACGGCCGGCCGCGGCGCGCGCAATCGCAGTGCTGGTCGCCTACCTCGAACGCAGCCAGCCAGCGTTGCTGCTCGCACTGGATGCGCCGATTCCATACCAGACCGAGGGGATCATGATCCTCGATCGGCAGACGCGACTGAATCTGGAAATCGACCTGCGATCGCGTGACCGCCACGATCTGTTCACCTTGCTGAATCGCACGCATTCCGCGCCGGGGGCGCGCAGGCTGCGTGCCTTGCTCGACCGGCCATTGCTGGATCGCGCAGCACTTACCCAACGGCTGGACGCTGTAGAGGAGCTGGTCAGCGACGCGACGCTGCGAACCGGGCTCGGGCGCGCTCTAGCCGGCCTTCTCGATCTGGAGCGGCTGGCGGCACGGGTAGCGACCGGCGCGGCGCGGGCGAGTGAGCTGCTGGCAGTGGCCGAGACGCTGGCCGGCGCCGGGCGAGTGCTGGAAGCGCTGCGCAATCGGGCTGAGTCGGCGCTGCTGATCGAGCTGGCGGAGGAAATCGACCAGCTGGCAGGAGTCCAGGCGAGGATCCGGAGCGAGATTGACAGCGAAAGCTCGCGGTTGCTTCGACCGGGGATCAACCGACGGCTCGACCAGATCTACGCCGCCATCGATCACGACCGTGATGCGATCGCGGGGATGGAACGTGCCGAGCGCGAGCGCACGGGTATCCGCTCGTTGAAGGTCGGCTACAACAAAGTGTTCGGCTACTACCTGGAGATATCGCACGCAAACCGCGAGAAAGCGCCAGCCGACTATATTCGCAAGCAGACCCTTACGACCGCTGAACGGTATGTCACCCCGGCGCTGAAAGAAGCCGAGAGCCGGATCCTGGCCAACGAGGAGCGCGCGGCCGATCTCGAAGCGACGCTCTACGCCCGATTGGTTCATGAGCTGGGCGGCGCGGTCGGGCGAATGCGAGCGACGTCCGCCGCGTTGGCCATGCTGGATGCGCTTCTGGCATTGGCGACGGTCGCTGTCGAGCAACGCTACGTCCGTCCGGCATTGGACGACTCGACCGAGTTGACAATCGAAGGAGGGCGGCACCCGACCGTCGAGCGGCAGCTTCCACCGGGGGAATTCGTGCCGAACGACACCCGGCTCGACGCTGCTGGGAACGTCGTCATCCTTACCGGGCCGAACATGGCCGGCAAGTCCACCTGGCTGCGGCAGGTGGCGCTGATCGTTTTCATGGCCCAGGTTGGCTCGTTCATCCCGGCGGATCGAGCACGGATCGGGCTGGTCGACCGCATCTTCACGCGGATCGGCGCGCATGACGACCTCGCCGCCGGCCGGTCGACGTTCATGGTCGAGATGCTGGAGACGGCGACAATCCTGCGCTACGCGACCGAACAGTCGCTCGTCGTGCTGGATGAGATCGGTCGGGGAACAAGCACCGAGGACGGCGTCGCTATTGCGAGCGCCGTGGTCGAGCACCTCGTCGAACGAGTCGGCGCTCGGACGCTCTTCGCGACGCACTTTCGCGAGCTGACCCGACTAGCCGACGAGATGCCAGGCGTCATCGCGCTGCAGACGGCAATCGAACGCCACGACGGAGGGCTGGTCTTTCTTCATACGATCGTCCCAGGGGTCGCCGAGGCCGCGTTCGGCCTGGAGATCGCGCGGCTGGCCGGCCTGCCGGAGTCGGTAATACAGCGCGCCCGGGCTGGAGCGCAGACGACGCCAATCGGCTGGACGACCGGGCCGCAGCCGGCGACGGCGATCGACCTTGTCCGAGAGCGCGTGTTCAACGCTCTGCTGGCGGCTGATCTGGCGAACACGACCCCGCTGGAATCACTCAACCTTCTGGCCGATCTTCAGCAGCGTCTGCGCGCAGCCAGCCTGGAGCAGGTCGGGCCGCGCGCGCTGCTGGATGCCGACGATCGTCGCGACGCGGCGCAGGCGAATTGA
- the panB gene encoding 3-methyl-2-oxobutanoate hydroxymethyltransferase, whose amino-acid sequence MTNDTTRDKITAPAIQAMKGGDRIVMVTAYDYPTARAVEAAGLESILVGDSLGMVVLGYQSTIPVTMEEMLHHTRAVMRGVETVHVVADLPFMSYQVSDAQAVENAGRLMKEGGADAVKLEGGRAVASRIEAIVRSGIPVMAHIGLTPQASAALGGFKVQGRSLDAARGVIDDALAVEAAGAYAVVVEAVPRQLARIITARLRVPTIGIGAGLDCDGQVLVNGDLLGSFDRFIPRFAKKYANLAETMRDAFAAFASEVRAGEFPTKDHGFAMSRDVIAALEAETPVE is encoded by the coding sequence ATGACGAATGACACGACACGAGACAAGATCACCGCCCCCGCCATACAGGCCATGAAGGGCGGCGATCGGATCGTTATGGTCACTGCCTACGATTACCCGACTGCCCGCGCCGTCGAGGCTGCCGGGCTGGAGTCGATCCTCGTCGGTGATTCGCTCGGCATGGTCGTTCTCGGATATCAGTCGACGATCCCGGTAACGATGGAAGAGATGCTCCACCACACCCGCGCCGTGATGCGCGGTGTCGAGACCGTCCATGTCGTCGCCGATCTGCCGTTCATGTCCTACCAGGTCAGCGACGCGCAGGCAGTCGAGAACGCCGGCCGGCTGATGAAGGAGGGCGGCGCAGACGCCGTCAAGCTGGAGGGTGGTCGGGCGGTCGCCAGCCGGATCGAGGCGATCGTTCGTTCGGGTATCCCGGTCATGGCTCATATTGGCCTGACCCCACAGGCGTCGGCCGCGCTCGGCGGCTTCAAAGTCCAGGGGCGCTCGCTCGACGCCGCCCGGGGCGTCATCGACGACGCTCTGGCGGTCGAGGCGGCCGGCGCGTACGCTGTCGTCGTCGAAGCGGTCCCACGCCAGCTCGCCCGGATCATCACGGCACGCCTCCGGGTCCCAACCATCGGCATCGGCGCAGGTCTCGATTGCGATGGCCAGGTGCTGGTCAACGGGGATCTGCTCGGCTCCTTCGATCGCTTCATCCCCCGCTTTGCGAAGAAGTACGCGAACCTCGCCGAGACGATGCGCGACGCGTTCGCTGCCTTTGCCAGCGAAGTTCGCGCCGGCGAGTTCCCGACAAAGGATCACGGCTTCGCCATGTCCCGCGATGTCATTGCCGCCCTCGAGGCCGAGACGCCGGTCGAATGA
- a CDS encoding 2-dehydropantoate 2-reductase, protein MKVVVVGAGAMGGLIGTRLSVTGHNVVLYDTWAEHVDTINRHGIVIHELDDSILRYRIQATTQPPQLDGVDLLLIEVKSYDTLKALRPFAGLVPTDTFVLSLQNGLGNLDLARAALPNHERLLIGTTAHGSAVLGPGRLRHTGKGATVIGDPTTPPTPRFDLAPLRRALTRSGFDTEISSNIHTAVWNKLVANIAINALTAITGVRNGDLLDDPDLQPIIARLVAETVAVMQAAGVPAGMDDPLGYARKVMRDTSVASSSMLQDIRYGRQTEVDAINGAVARLGAELGVPTPVNRLLTTLVHNRERGVRREGPALKLGGASDDE, encoded by the coding sequence ATGAAGGTCGTCGTCGTTGGCGCTGGCGCGATGGGCGGACTGATCGGGACGCGGTTGTCCGTCACCGGTCACAATGTTGTCCTCTACGACACCTGGGCCGAACATGTCGACACCATCAATCGACATGGCATCGTTATCCACGAGCTGGACGACTCCATCCTGCGCTATCGCATTCAGGCGACGACCCAACCGCCGCAGCTCGATGGCGTCGACCTTCTTCTCATCGAAGTGAAGAGCTACGACACCCTCAAGGCACTTCGTCCGTTTGCCGGCCTGGTTCCGACTGACACGTTTGTCCTCTCGTTACAGAATGGGCTCGGCAACCTCGATCTCGCGCGCGCGGCGCTACCCAACCACGAGCGATTGTTGATTGGCACGACGGCCCATGGCTCGGCTGTGCTCGGCCCTGGCCGCTTGCGACATACGGGCAAAGGCGCCACCGTCATCGGGGATCCGACCACACCACCAACGCCGCGCTTCGATCTTGCCCCGCTGCGCCGCGCGCTCACTCGGTCCGGGTTCGACACCGAGATTTCCAGTAACATCCACACCGCCGTCTGGAATAAGCTCGTCGCCAACATCGCAATCAACGCGCTGACGGCGATCACCGGAGTGCGCAATGGCGACCTTCTCGACGATCCGGATCTGCAGCCGATCATTGCGCGGCTCGTCGCCGAGACTGTCGCTGTCATGCAGGCTGCCGGCGTCCCGGCAGGGATGGACGACCCGCTTGGCTACGCCCGCAAAGTCATGCGCGATACCAGCGTGGCGTCGTCCTCAATGCTTCAGGATATCCGGTACGGCCGGCAGACCGAGGTCGATGCGATCAATGGCGCAGTCGCCCGGCTCGGGGCCGAGCTCGGCGTCCCGACGCCGGTCAACCGGCTGCTGACCACTCTGGTCCACAATCGCGAGCGAGGGGTCCGACGTGAGGGGCCAGCGCTGAAGCTGGGAGGCGCATCCGATGACGAATGA
- a CDS encoding M20 family metallopeptidase: protein MPSLESRIDAAQRFVDADALVGTLAALVRVQSVYDPGRPDGNERAAVDLVAGLLDEWGMRYRRREVAPGRPNIVVDLDGRDPGPILVFEGHTDVVTAGDLSAWSVDPFAAEIRDGRLYGRGACDMKGGLVAMLYAARALQLAGCDYAGVVRLAILADEEGMMLGAKGFVADGELEGVAAAIVCEPEGDRLCIAQKGAIRMKVSLQGRMAHGCMPEQGINPISALGEVIVECRRVEAEVRAASPTHALLGRFSLTPTVALAGEQAQGNVIPARAELILDIRTTAENDHSEIRELVTQRVTAAAGRVPDVRVTVKVQDDRPATETDPDEPIVAAVSAAHEADTGKIPPFGGVPGSTDGTIFWAATGVPLVTWGPGSTTVPHQADEWVALEDVVRYARSYVGAALRFFELMGQSE from the coding sequence ATGCCCAGCCTTGAGTCGCGGATCGACGCCGCCCAGCGGTTCGTCGACGCGGATGCACTGGTCGGGACGCTTGCTGCGCTCGTCCGTGTCCAGAGTGTTTATGACCCTGGTCGGCCAGACGGGAATGAACGCGCAGCGGTTGACCTTGTTGCCGGCCTGCTCGACGAGTGGGGGATGCGCTATCGGCGACGCGAGGTTGCGCCGGGACGGCCCAACATCGTCGTCGATCTAGATGGCCGGGACCCCGGGCCGATCCTCGTCTTCGAAGGCCATACCGATGTCGTCACCGCGGGAGATCTATCCGCCTGGTCCGTCGACCCCTTCGCCGCCGAGATCCGTGATGGCCGGCTCTACGGTCGCGGAGCGTGCGACATGAAGGGCGGCCTCGTTGCGATGCTCTACGCAGCCCGGGCGCTTCAGCTGGCCGGGTGTGATTATGCCGGGGTCGTCCGGCTGGCGATCCTCGCCGACGAGGAAGGCATGATGCTCGGCGCGAAGGGCTTTGTTGCTGATGGCGAACTGGAGGGTGTCGCTGCCGCGATCGTGTGCGAGCCAGAGGGTGATCGTCTCTGCATCGCCCAGAAGGGCGCTATTCGGATGAAGGTCAGCCTCCAGGGGCGGATGGCCCACGGCTGTATGCCGGAGCAGGGTATCAACCCGATTTCGGCGCTCGGCGAGGTCATCGTCGAGTGCAGGCGTGTTGAGGCAGAAGTCCGCGCGGCCAGCCCGACTCATGCCTTGCTCGGCCGCTTCTCGCTGACTCCGACCGTCGCGTTGGCCGGCGAGCAAGCGCAGGGTAACGTCATCCCTGCCCGCGCCGAGCTCATCCTTGATATCCGCACAACCGCCGAGAACGACCACTCCGAGATCCGCGAGCTGGTTACCCAGCGAGTCACCGCCGCCGCCGGCCGTGTGCCGGACGTCAGGGTGACGGTCAAGGTTCAGGACGACCGTCCCGCCACCGAGACCGACCCCGACGAGCCGATCGTTGCCGCGGTCAGTGCTGCTCACGAAGCTGACACTGGCAAGATCCCACCGTTTGGCGGCGTCCCCGGCTCGACCGACGGCACGATCTTCTGGGCGGCGACCGGCGTCCCACTGGTTACCTGGGGCCCCGGCTCGACGACCGTTCCACATCAGGCCGACGAGTGGGTTGCGCTCGAGGATGTCGTTCGCTACGCCCGCAGCTACGTTGGTGCGGCTCTTCGGTTCTTCGAGTTGATGGGGCAGAGCGAATGA
- a CDS encoding SRPBCC family protein: MRRFYEAEINGDLTAIYQLVAGVEKWPDLFPHVLAADVLWEDADVRVARVRVSRSGIPLAWVCRLEIDPSGPRVHVDHIDGFARGLRADWKFERLPQRRTRVRLVTDYHTRLPTRDRLITRYVLDDLVTRTLAMITLLAESDRAAHELFVPGVDDGARR, from the coding sequence GTGCGGCGCTTCTACGAAGCCGAGATCAACGGTGACCTGACCGCAATCTACCAGCTCGTCGCAGGGGTCGAGAAGTGGCCTGATCTCTTCCCTCACGTCCTCGCTGCCGATGTCCTCTGGGAAGACGCCGATGTGCGAGTCGCCCGTGTCCGGGTGTCGCGGAGCGGCATCCCGCTTGCCTGGGTTTGTCGGCTTGAGATCGATCCCTCCGGCCCGCGAGTCCATGTTGACCATATCGACGGCTTCGCTCGCGGGCTCCGCGCCGACTGGAAGTTCGAGCGACTTCCCCAGCGGCGCACTCGCGTCCGCCTCGTCACGGACTATCACACGCGCTTGCCCACGCGTGATCGTCTGATCACGCGCTATGTCCTCGACGATCTCGTGACTCGCACCCTGGCGATGATCACGCTACTTGCCGAATCCGACCGCGCCGCCCATGAGCTCTTCGTTCCCGGGGTCGACGACGGCGCGCGTCGCTGA
- a CDS encoding fumarylacetoacetate hydrolase family protein, which translates to MMTIEYDDAAKALEQAWETRALIQPLSRSAGMATIDEAYAIQSAWSTLRERNGERVLGRKIGLTSKAMQEQAGFDRPDFGRLWESRFFVATGGRVEMPAALFLQPRIEGEIAFLLHSPLAGAVTIEEVLAATESVTASFEIVDSRFERRDFRVIDTIADNASFGAFTLGPWGRELLGEDLRRVSMILEQNGEVVVEGTGADSLGHPANAVAWLAETLASYGVALQPGEVVLSGSLGRAIPAKQGDVFTLRMTGQQPLEVAFI; encoded by the coding sequence ATGATGACGATCGAATACGACGATGCCGCGAAGGCGCTGGAACAGGCATGGGAGACCCGAGCGTTGATCCAGCCGCTAAGCCGGAGCGCGGGAATGGCGACGATCGACGAGGCGTACGCGATCCAGAGCGCCTGGAGCACGCTGCGGGAGCGCAATGGTGAGCGGGTGCTTGGCCGAAAGATCGGGTTGACGAGCAAGGCGATGCAGGAGCAGGCCGGGTTCGACCGGCCCGACTTCGGCCGGCTGTGGGAATCACGGTTCTTTGTCGCGACCGGAGGACGGGTCGAGATGCCGGCCGCGCTGTTCCTCCAGCCTCGCATAGAGGGGGAGATCGCCTTCCTGCTCCACTCACCGCTGGCCGGCGCGGTCACGATCGAGGAGGTGTTAGCAGCTACGGAGTCGGTGACCGCGTCGTTCGAGATCGTCGATAGCCGCTTCGAACGGCGCGACTTTCGGGTGATCGACACGATTGCCGACAACGCCTCCTTTGGCGCATTCACGCTAGGGCCATGGGGAAGAGAGTTGCTGGGTGAGGATCTTCGTCGCGTGTCGATGATTCTGGAGCAGAACGGGGAGGTCGTCGTCGAAGGAACCGGCGCCGATAGCCTCGGGCACCCGGCAAACGCAGTCGCCTGGCTGGCCGAGACGCTGGCAAGCTACGGGGTCGCGCTACAACCGGGGGAGGTCGTGCTCTCAGGGTCACTCGGCCGAGCGATTCCGGCGAAACAAGGAGACGTATTCACGCTTCGGATGACGGGGCAACAACCATTGGAGGTCGCGTTCATCTGA